One Rhododendron vialii isolate Sample 1 chromosome 2a, ASM3025357v1 genomic region harbors:
- the LOC131315585 gene encoding uncharacterized protein LOC131315585 — protein MSNNLVSQPLSVPSSQMGHTLNNLEVSIPNMEMGIISSSPRSQSLKMSNQQMDFVEPMSNTYVLRNPQVLNRQIGHTEGLQQYLMPNQQVGHMEGMWNNFGSQKVLPSKRRAMGETMASNPMGQQLSMPNKNVTRMEPYTNIPGLNQPASPNKRIVSGSATPGSQNFPATNKKMARNDSISGKSGTKQLQTPKNRTTQAEPSPKAQSESFESVRSKMRDSLASALALVTQGQDKSPNEEKTSENVSENPTDSLPSKEPSSSNKINDVQVTPRGIFTTESLPNEDVSFADSFFVKDDLLQGNGLTWAWDLDVDMGERKEDEHVSKKPKLVDQDIKQEVRSPQNLAFKIEAELFKFFGGVNKKYKEKGRSLLFNLKDHNNPELRERVMSGDIPPERLCSMSAEDLASKELSQWRIAKAEELAQMVVLPDSDVDMRRLVKKTHKGEFQVEFEQDDGVSVEVSVGTSSHTSVETENKETETDNKETDELKDKETVGGEKVSSGNQDISYSLSIPSDGTDLMQGLMVDEFKDAEFLPPIVSLDEFMESLDAEPPFENLAVVDGKAILPSDKDSSEGDYKADGGKRLPQSEKESSEGGYQGIHTDVATKEPVDTTPEKSDKVEVKYADSDVKMKAKDTPIEPKPSPHGAVYKGERVWEGVLQLNVSTLVTVVGFFRSGEKISTKDWPVALEIKGRVRLDAFEKFVQGLPMSRSRAVMIVHFALKEGSSENDHAHLGEVVESYVADERLGFAEASKGVEIYFCPPHPKIVEILTKNLSKYQSENLNSTGKNGLIGMIVWRRPHLSSSAMSPNSSHHQNHTSKRQQFTPTIHQEKHTADRNVNFPSKQTLSAAPPRVAVDDGDDDDIPPGFGPARDEDDLPEFNFSNPSLPSPSNQIQSRGSNTPAPPLDQIRELIHKYGQTGNNVDSRNVGGMGNQQWNAEDDDDDIPEWQPSAPTQQKMPAHPLPVHNFQMPTPPHFGAAMAQPLPPRLQVVTPSQPPVNVVQGGARWAQPPSYDNRQHPSNLGSHQSGGGGQYYGGPPARTGHTGVDRRRGGGRRK, from the exons ATGTCGAATAATCTTGTTTCGCAGCCGTTATCGGTACCAAGCAGCCAGATGGGTCATACTCTCAACAACCTAGAGGTGTCAATCCCAAACATGGAAATGGGAATAATTTCCAGTAGTCCTAGATCGCAATCGTTGAAGATGTCAAACCAGCAAATGGATTTTGTGGAACCCATGTCTAATACTTATGTCCTACGCAACCCACAAGTATTAAACAGGCAAATTGGACACACTGAAGGATTGCAGCAGTACTTGATGCCAAATCAGCAAGTTGGTCATATGGAAGGTATGTGGAACAACTTTGGTTCGCAAAAGGTATTACCGAGTAAGCGTAGGGCAATGGGAGAAACCATGGCTAGTAATCCCATGGGGCAACAGTTATCAATGCCAAACAAGAATGTGACGCGTATGGAACCTTATACCAATATCCCGGGGTTAAATCAACCAGCATCACCAAATAAAAGAATTGTATCCGGTTCTGCTACCCCAGGTTCACAAAATTTTCCAGCAACAAATAAGAAAATGGCACGGAATGACTCCATTTCAGGCAAATCTGGCACTAAGCAATTGCAGACTCCGAAGAATCGAACTACCCAAGCGGAACCATCTCCAAAAGCTCAGTCTGAGTCATTTGAATCTGTGAGGTCGAAGATGAGAGATTCATTGGCTTCTGCATTGGCATTGGTTACTCAGGGTCAAGATAAATCTCCAAACGAGGAAAAAACTTCTGAGAATGTATCTGAAAACCCTACAGACAGTTTACCATCAAAAGAACCTAGTTCTTCCAATAAAATCAATGATGTCCAAGTGACACCTCGGGGAATATTTACTACCGAAAGCTTGCCCAATGAAGATGTATCATTTGCTGACAGTTTCTTTGTCAAGGATGATCTTTTGCAGGGAAATGGTCTCACTTGGGCATGGGATCTCGATGTAGATATGGGAGAAAGAAAGGAGGACGAACATGTTTCAAAAAAACCTAAGTTGGTAGATCAAGACATAAAGCAAGAAGTTCGGTCTCCTCAAAATTTGGCTTTTAAAATTGAAGCGGAACTCTTCAAATTCTTCGGAGGTGTCAATAAGAAGTACAAGGAGAAGGGGAGGTCTCTTCTGTTTAATCTAAAAGATCATAATAATCCAGAACTGCGAGAAAGAGTTATGTCTGGCGATATTCCCCCTGAACGTTTGTGTTCAATGTCAGCGGAGGATCTTGCTTCGAAGGAGCTTTCTCAGTGGCGAATAGCAAAAGCAGAAGAGCTAGCACAAATGGTAGTTTTGCCTGATTCTGATGTTGATATGAGGCGTCTGGTGAAGAAAACGCACAAGGGTGAGTTCCAAGTGGAATTTGAACAAGATGATGGTGTTTCAGTTGAAGTATCTGTTGGAACAAGTTCTCATACTAGTGTTGAAACGGAAAACAAGGAAACAGAAACGGATAACAAGGAAACAGATGAACTCAAAGATAAAGAGACTGTTGGAGGCGAGAAGGTTAGTTCCGGAAACCAGGATATTTCATATAGCCTTAGCATTCCAAGTGATGGGACTGATTTAATGCAAGGTCTTATGGTGGATGAATTCAAGGATGCTGAATTCCTTCCTCCTATTGTCTCGCTTGACGAGTTTATGGAATCTCTTGATGCGGAACCTCCATTTGAGAATTTAGCAGTGGTTGATGGAAAGGCAATATTGCCCTCAGATAAGGACAGCTCAGAGGGTGACTATAAAGCAGATGGTGGAAAGAGGTTACCACAATCAGAGAAGGAAAGCTCGGAGGGCGGCTATCAAGGGATACATACTGACGTAGCTACCAAAGAACCTGTGGACACAACCCCAGAAAAGTCTGATAAAGTAGAAGTAAAATATGCAGATTCAGATGTGAAGATGAAAGCCAAGGATACTCCTATAGAACCAAAGCCTTCTCCTCATGGCGCTGTATACAAGGGTGAGCGTGTCTGGGAAGGTGTACTTCAGCTGAATGTGTCAACCTTGGTAACAGTCGTCGGCTTCTTTAGAAG TGGTGAGAAAATATCCACAAAAGATTGGCCCGTCGCTCTTGAGATCAAGGGGAGAGTCAGATTGGATGCGTTTGAGAAGTTTGTTCAAGGGCTTCCCATGTCTCGAAGTCGTGCAGTCATG ATTGTCCATTTTGCTTTGAAGGAGGGATCCTCTGAGAACGATCATGCACACCTTGgcgag GTGGTTGAATCATATGTTGCAGACGAGAGATTAGGATTCGCAGAGGCGTCGAAAGGAGTGGAAATTTATTTCTGCCCTCCGCACCCGAAAATAGTTGAAATTCTCACCAAGAACCTATCCAAATACCAGTCTGAGAATCTTAATTCCACCGGGAAAAATGGCCTAATTGGTATGATTGTATGGAGAAGACCTCATTTAAGTTCTTCTGCAATGTCGCCCAACTCCTCACACCACCAAAATCACACCTCAAAAAGGCAACAATTCACACCTACCATACACCAAGAAAAACATACCGCAGATAGGAATGTGAATTTTCCATCCAAACAAACACTGTCTGCGGCCCCACCTCGTGTGGCTGTCGATGATGGCGATGATGATGATATCCCTCCCGGGTTTGGCCCTGCCCGGGATGAAGATGACTTGCCCGAATTTAATTTCTCCAATCCCTCTCTGCCAAGTCCTTCCAATCAAATCCAATCTCGTGGGTCAAATACCCCGGCTCCCCCTCTAGACCAAATTAGAGAACTCATTCATAAATATGGCCAAACCGGAAATAATGTTGATTCAAGGAATGTTGGAGGAATGGGAAATCAACAGTGGAATGCTGAGGACGATGATGATGACATTCCAGAGTGGCAACCAAGTGCACCGACCCAGCAGAAAATGCCCGCTCATCCACTGCCGGTTCATAACTTTCAAATGCCTACGCCGCCTCATTTTGGAGCGGCAATGGCACAACCGCTGCCTCCACGGCTGCAAGTTGTAACGCCTTCGCAACCTCCGGTCAATGTGGTGCAGGGTGGTGCTAGGTGGGCTCAGCCACCCAGTTATGATAACCGGCAGCACCCTAGTAATTTAGGTAGCCACCAATCCGGTGGTGGCGGGCAGTACTACGGAGGGCCCCCGGCGAGAACCGGGCATACGGGCGTGGACCGGCGACGGGGTGGTGGCCGTAGGAAGTAg